A genomic segment from Microcoleus sp. AS-A8 encodes:
- a CDS encoding cytochrome B6 — translation MNGEMFNAAVLSFTLILVGLGLGFLLLKIQGGEEEA, via the coding sequence ATGAACGGTGAGATGTTTAACGCAGCAGTATTGTCTTTTACTCTGATTTTGGTTGGTTTGGGCTTGGGCTTTTTACTGCTCAAAATCCAGGGAGGCGAGGAGGAAGCTTAA